A window of the Drosophila simulans strain w501 chromosome 2L, Prin_Dsim_3.1, whole genome shotgun sequence genome harbors these coding sequences:
- the LOC6732081 gene encoding CUGBP Elav-like family member 1 isoform X5, whose amino-acid sequence MCSGTRSHRLAEMHHPIQMKPADSENRNERKLFVGMLNKKYTEADVRQLFTGHGTIEECTVLRDQAGQSKGCAFVTFATKQNAIGAIKALHQSQTMEGCSAPLVVKFADTQKEKDQKKMQQIHAFCGINTPSGATAGAATPTINAATALIAAPPSAGRTNPSMAAALAAVPQVQQAGSAATAPATLVPLNSTSALSASLTPNLLATNAAHQGAAAAAAYLGADPAAAAHLQLYQQLHGYGLSPAHYLPGLNFHHPPENSAHHSQHSPGIGGASAASLSAAAATAASNPLGGAPPPTPTSTSAAGHAAGAGLLAAPSMSMQNLVALLATPTAHHQLSLHHSSSSSSGHNNGSSSATSGLHNQRLTFAAAPPPPIATTYNMPQLIGHSATPTQQGGGSQSLTFNALWPPNAADPYSSSLSGLTNGAAYGAASQPLTASALQAAAAGVVGKQIEGPDGSNLFIYHLPQEFIDTDLASTFLPFGNVLSAKVFIDKQTNLSKCFGFVSYDNPHSANAAIQAMHGFQIGTKRLKVQLKRSKDAAKPY is encoded by the exons ATGCACCATCCCATTCAGATGAAGCCGGCGGATAGTGAGAACAGAAATG AACGTAAACTTTTCGTTGGCATGCTGAACAAAAAGTACACCGAGGCCGATGTGAGGCAGCTCTTCACGGGCCACGGAACCATCGAGGAGTGCACAGTGCTCCGGGATCAGGCTGGTCAGAGCAAGGGCTGCGCCTTCGTCACATTCGCCACTAAGCAGAACGCCATCGGAGCTATTAAG GCCCTCCATCAAAGTCAGACCATGGAAGGCTGTTCAGCTCCGCTGGTTGTGAAATTCGCCGACacgcaaaaggaaaaagacCAAAAGAAGATGCAGCAGATACACGCATTCTGTGGCATCAATACGCCGAGCGGTGCGACAGCAGgtgcggccacgcccaccattAATGCCGCAACGGCTCTAATAGCTGCTCCGCCCTCGGCGGGACGTACCAATCCGTCGATGGCGGCCGCACTGGCGGCAGTGCCTCAGGTTCAGCAGGCTGGTTCTGCAGCAACGGCACCAGCCACCCTCGTTCCCCTGAACTCCACCAGCGCCCTCAGTGCGTCGTTGACGCCCAATCTCCTAGCCACCAATGCCGCCCACCAGggggcggcagcagcggccgcCTATTTGGGGGCAGATCCCGCTGCGGCGGCCCACCTTCAGCTGTACCAACAACTGCACGGATACGGACTGAGTCCGGCACACTATCTGCCAG GACTAAATTTCCACCACCCACCGGAAAACAGTGCCCACCACAGCCAGCACAGTCCCGGCATCGGCGGCGCATCAGCAGCATCTCTATcggctgcagcagccacagcagcatcTAACCCACTTGGCGgcgcaccaccacccacacccacatccacaaGTGCCGCCGGGCATGCTGCTGGCGCTGGACTGCTCGCCGCTCCATCCATGTCTATGCAGAATCTGGTAGCCCTActagccacgcccaccgcccaccaccagcTGTCCCTccaccacagcagcagcagcagcagcggccacaacaacggcagcagcagcgccaccaGCGGCCTCCACAACCAGCGGCTGACCTTCGCGGCcgccccaccaccacccatcgcGACCACCTACAATATGCCGCAGCTAATCGGTCactcggccacgcccacccagcAGGGGGGCGGCAGCCAATCGTTGACCTTCAATGCGCTGT GGCCTCCAAATGCCGCCGACCCCTATTCATCCTCCCTGAGCGGACTGACAAATGGAGCCGCCTACGGAGCCGCATCTCAACCTCTGACCGCCAGCGCCCTTCAAGCGGCAGCTGCCGGCGTGGTTGGCAAGCAGATCGAGG GTCCCGATGGCAGCAATCTTTTCATTTATCACCTACCTCAGGAGTTCATTGACACAGATCTCGCGTCGACGTTTCTTCCCTTCGGCAATGTCCTTTCGGCCAAGGTGTTCATCGATAAGCAGACCAACCTGTCGAAGTGCTTCGGCTTTGTGTCCTACGATAATCCCCACTCGGCCAACGCCGCAATCCAGGCGATGCATGGCTTTCAAATCGGCACCAAGCGGCTGAAGGTCCAACTTAAACGTTCCAAGGATGCGGCTAAGCCGTACTAG
- the LOC6732081 gene encoding CUGBP Elav-like family member 1 isoform X4, which yields MKNPNIMECGNSLNNNSIGGNINGNGNGNGGVSEQRPLSGKVHAASPPPVVGNNNNNNNNNLIVRYNKLSSGSSSASSSPPHHQQHSPPPSMHHQSHPNHPLQPSSMSTNMATNGHQLYPAITATYWLPPPNPAPYLVPERKLFVGMLNKKYTEADVRQLFTGHGTIEECTVLRDQAGQSKGCAFVTFATKQNAIGAIKALHQSQTMEGCSAPLVVKFADTQKEKDQKKMQQIHAFCGINTPSGATAGAATPTINAATALIAAPPSAGRTNPSMAAALAAVPQVQQAGSAATAPATLVPLNSTSALSASLTPNLLATNAAHQGAAAAAAYLGADPAAAAHLQLYQQLHGYGLSPAHYLPGLNFHHPPENSAHHSQHSPGIGGASAASLSAAAATAASNPLGGAPPPTPTSTSAAGHAAGAGLLAAPSMSMQNLVALLATPTAHHQLSLHHSSSSSSGHNNGSSSATSGLHNQRLTFAAAPPPPIATTYNMPQLIGHSATPTQQGGGSQSLTFNALWPPNAADPYSSSLSGLTNGAAYGAASQPLTASALQAAAAGVVGKQIEGPDGSNLFIYHLPQEFIDTDLASTFLPFGNVLSAKVFIDKQTNLSKCFGFVSYDNPHSANAAIQAMHGFQIGTKRLKVQLKRSKDAAKPY from the exons ATGAAAAACCCAAATATCATGGAATGTGGCAATTCCttaaacaacaacagcattgGCGGCAATAtcaacggaaacggaaatggaaatggcggAGTCAGCGAGCAACGCCCCCTATCGGGCAAAGTCCATGCTGCATCTCCTCCGCCCGTCgtcggcaacaacaacaacaacaacaataataatctAATAGTCCGGTACAACAAACTAAGCTCGGGCAGCTCCTCCGCGAGCTCATCGCCGccacatcatcagcagcacTCGCCACCACCGTCGATGCACCACCAAAGCCATCCCAACCATCCACTCCAGCCGTCCTCCATGTCCACAAACATGGCCACAAATGGCCATCAGTTGTATCCGGCGATAACGGCAACGTATTGGCTCCCGCCGCCGAATCCGGCGCCATATTTAGTTCCAG AACGTAAACTTTTCGTTGGCATGCTGAACAAAAAGTACACCGAGGCCGATGTGAGGCAGCTCTTCACGGGCCACGGAACCATCGAGGAGTGCACAGTGCTCCGGGATCAGGCTGGTCAGAGCAAGGGCTGCGCCTTCGTCACATTCGCCACTAAGCAGAACGCCATCGGAGCTATTAAG GCCCTCCATCAAAGTCAGACCATGGAAGGCTGTTCAGCTCCGCTGGTTGTGAAATTCGCCGACacgcaaaaggaaaaagacCAAAAGAAGATGCAGCAGATACACGCATTCTGTGGCATCAATACGCCGAGCGGTGCGACAGCAGgtgcggccacgcccaccattAATGCCGCAACGGCTCTAATAGCTGCTCCGCCCTCGGCGGGACGTACCAATCCGTCGATGGCGGCCGCACTGGCGGCAGTGCCTCAGGTTCAGCAGGCTGGTTCTGCAGCAACGGCACCAGCCACCCTCGTTCCCCTGAACTCCACCAGCGCCCTCAGTGCGTCGTTGACGCCCAATCTCCTAGCCACCAATGCCGCCCACCAGggggcggcagcagcggccgcCTATTTGGGGGCAGATCCCGCTGCGGCGGCCCACCTTCAGCTGTACCAACAACTGCACGGATACGGACTGAGTCCGGCACACTATCTGCCAG GACTAAATTTCCACCACCCACCGGAAAACAGTGCCCACCACAGCCAGCACAGTCCCGGCATCGGCGGCGCATCAGCAGCATCTCTATcggctgcagcagccacagcagcatcTAACCCACTTGGCGgcgcaccaccacccacacccacatccacaaGTGCCGCCGGGCATGCTGCTGGCGCTGGACTGCTCGCCGCTCCATCCATGTCTATGCAGAATCTGGTAGCCCTActagccacgcccaccgcccaccaccagcTGTCCCTccaccacagcagcagcagcagcagcggccacaacaacggcagcagcagcgccaccaGCGGCCTCCACAACCAGCGGCTGACCTTCGCGGCcgccccaccaccacccatcgcGACCACCTACAATATGCCGCAGCTAATCGGTCactcggccacgcccacccagcAGGGGGGCGGCAGCCAATCGTTGACCTTCAATGCGCTGT GGCCTCCAAATGCCGCCGACCCCTATTCATCCTCCCTGAGCGGACTGACAAATGGAGCCGCCTACGGAGCCGCATCTCAACCTCTGACCGCCAGCGCCCTTCAAGCGGCAGCTGCCGGCGTGGTTGGCAAGCAGATCGAGG GTCCCGATGGCAGCAATCTTTTCATTTATCACCTACCTCAGGAGTTCATTGACACAGATCTCGCGTCGACGTTTCTTCCCTTCGGCAATGTCCTTTCGGCCAAGGTGTTCATCGATAAGCAGACCAACCTGTCGAAGTGCTTCGGCTTTGTGTCCTACGATAATCCCCACTCGGCCAACGCCGCAATCCAGGCGATGCATGGCTTTCAAATCGGCACCAAGCGGCTGAAGGTCCAACTTAAACGTTCCAAGGATGCGGCTAAGCCGTACTAG